The genomic interval GGGCAAAGTTTTCGCCTTCTCAACTTGCGGAGGATTGAAGGAATGCTTTAAGGTACTGCTTTCGGGCACTAGCAGTGAAACGTCCGCACATCTGTGTGGAGTTTAAAAAAGGGGGTAGTATGTGAAATCACACTCTTTGTAGGAGCAGGCAGAGGACTGACACACGTCCTCTTTAGGAGCAGCAGTGACAGACCTGAACTGAAGATTTATAAACAAAAatgtgagattgtgtgtgtgcatgaggaATAATCATCTACACAGATAAatgcatgtatgtttgtgtttcagaATACCCCTTGGTGTGTCAGATGGGTGCTGGTTTGGTCAGGGCGGGGTCCGAGAGCAGCTGAACGCCTGTGAAAGGCATGATGGGAGGACACAGGGCAGAGGGTCTGTCCTGCTTTCATTTGGTCTTTAGTTTGCCCACCTCCCCGTTCAGCTTGCCCTCCTTTGCCAGCTTCTCGTTAAGTTGGCACAGTTGGCGAAGGAAGCCGTCATTGGGACCAATTTCTCTCTTATGCCTCACGGTGGCCACCGCCAGCCGGGCATCCATTTTGTGGCGCAGCATGAGGTAGGCAACAACCATGGTAGGGGAGCGGCTGTAGCCTTCTCTGCAGTGTACGTACACTTTCCCTGGAGGGAACAAATAGAGAATAGAACGACAAGATGAGTGGTACTGTATATGTGGTGCagaatcacagaaaaaaaaacaaaaaaaacacacacacgccaccaAGAAGAGTCTTATCTTGAGTTATTTAAAGGATCGACTACAATATCTACATCTTGCTGTCAACAAATGCCACATAAAGACCGAAACAAACAATCAGCAACAAACCACAATCAGCTCTTAGCCCATTGGTTCATTCTGAagatgtaacaatttaaaaacggCTCAGGagtatttacttttattttaagaaaaaggttCAGTAATTTCCCAAAACAGCTGGTCTCTATCGTTTTTAGCAAACATCACTCAAATAGAATGGAagagtgcatttgttggggactatttttagCGGCGGAGAGAGAATCaatgtcttaaaggtcccatgacatggttctctttggatgctttgatatagaccttagtggtcccctaatactgtatctgaagtgtctttccgaaattcagccttggtgcagaattagagccactagagccagtcccacaatgagctttccttaggatgtgccacttctgtgtctgtagctattgaggaggagagaggggggggcaaggtgtagagtgggggtgtggccttgaccaactgccactttgctcgtttgaaagccatgatgatctctctctcatgggtgggccaaattctctgggcgggcaaagcagagaaaggggaggtaaccttgctccttatgacctcataaggagaagatccCAGATcgacccatctgagctttcattttctcaaaggaagagcaggatacccagggctcggtttacacctatcaccatttgtagccactgggggaccataggcaggctggaggaatgcatattaatgttaaaaaaccttataaagtgacattttcatgccatgggacctttaaacaacgGCTCCCCTTTTAAAAGTCTGTGTATCTGTTTGGTGCGACAATATCCCAGCATCATGTTCCATTGAACATGATTTCTTATCTGTAATATCACAATCCAAATCATATATCATCTATCATCATATCATCTATAACAAATCTTACTGAGCGCAGAGCAACGTTTTGGTGAGCAGGCGTATGGAGAACAGAGATGTGGGGTGAGACATGGGAAAGAGACGGAAAACTCATTTAAAATTCCCTCGTGCCTTTTAACGGGGTTCAGCTCACACATGCCGATCCACCAgggacatttcttttttcttctttttttagaaATAGTTTCTAAATGCAAAGTAGGGCGCAGAGTCTAGACATTCATTTTACAACATCTTAGTTCTGAAAGTTAGTTAAAATCGCGTAGGAAAAAAGCAATCAGCGATCATCCCTTCAATTGTCGATATACGGTCCGATTGCCAATCAGCACAAGCTGACCAAATTTGAATGAAAACATTCAAAAGATATTGCTCTACATATGTTTGACAGAAACAAAGTGATAACTGAACATGTGACACAGTGACACAATATTTTCCTTTACCCATATCTTtaaagaacattaaaaaaagagtaaaagtgTTTGGCGAACATATGCTGTGATCAAAGTTGCCTCGCGAAGCATCTTCTGTGCCAGGAAATGCAAATACAAGACCTGACCTCTGCTGCAGACTCGGCAAAGTCAATCATCTTCACTGCACCCACATCCTTCAtgaagagtctgtgtgtgtgtgtgtgtgtgtgtgtgtgtgtgtgtgtgtgtgtgtgtgtgtgtgtgtgtgtgcgtgcgcgtgcagAAAACACATGTATGTTCTTGGTCCTGCATTTGTATTTCCATGTCTGTATACCCATCTGTGTGTGAACCATGacttgtttctgtttgtgtctctaacTTACACTTTCCTAAACCCCATGAGGGACCTGACCTGGCGAGCTTCACAGAGTGGCTGATGTGCCGGGCTCTGGTCAGATCTGCAGAGTCTGCACTTTATTTGAAACCCGACACCTCTCTGTGTCCCTCTCCCAGTATTACCCCCAacatctctttcctctcctctctgtagTATAATCTCCTTctatccctctcctcctctgccaATAAAATGACCTCTTAAATATCTAATCACCACAGATCAATGTTGACTCTACTGTATCCTCTTGTTGGACACGCAGGATCTCTGGCTCACGACTTCACTCATTTTCTCACTCCATCACTCACTCGccagtctatatcgacgacgtttcgatttcagggattgttcaggtgccgccgttACCTCccgcattttaaactccggtggatttgtgaggactatggttaactgctcatcagatctctgcagggtaaatccagacagctagctcgactatctgtccaatctgagttttctattTGAAAATCGCAATTTGAGATTTGAAAGAAGCTCTGTAGAGCTAACTGCAGATCCGTCATTTGATCTATTcttaatataaaaagaaaacattgatcATTGCCCCTTTTAGTGATGATAATTTTGCTGCTTATAATATTTAAATGAAAGTATGCAATGTGAGCTTGTGAACATGACCACTTATTGTAACACACAGTAACCTTATGTCTTCATTATGGCAGACACGTAGGAAAAATGCACCGATGCAGTTCCTCATTAAAATCCCGGACCTGTGACCTTTTTTGGATCTTGCAGCTAGTGGGGTCACCACATGTCAAATATAACGTCGCACAATGTCAAAGTACATACAGCAGCACCAGGCAGCAGGGTAGAGGTGAAACACTTCTATCATCCTCCCTCATCCTCCCACTGCTCTGCTCTCCTCCACAGTCCTTGTTACAGTCGCTCTTCACTCCTGATTTACCACGGTGCTGGTGAACCTTTGCCAAACTGTCTGGAAATGAAGACGCTTCTCTGTGTCGTGGCTGACAATAAATCCATGTTATAAAATACAGGGTTCACCACACTAATTAAACACATCCCTCACGTGCGGTGACAAAATAACTAAATTTAGTTGCAGCTTTGGGAGAGCTGGggaaagattttttattttttgtcagtgGGGGGGATGGTTGATGCCTCCTGGGATTGATTGTTCTTTCAATCTATATATTCTGCTTTCCAAGATGCTGCACAACACATGTGAGATGTTAAAATCCACTACACCTGACTTCGTAGATATATCAAATAGCTAATTTTAGACTTTACTCCCTTGTGATATCTACATTTTGACCATTTGTCATACattgtttcattgttttattcTGCTTCCGAGTCCAAACGTGTCATATCGCCTTTTTAACACATTGTAGGACACAATGAGGTGGATTTGGTGCTACAGGTGTGTTATGCATGGAACATTTCGACATGATCTGATAATGGAATATGGAGCAGGGCTCAGGAGTGTGTCAGATTTAGCCTGAGATGCTCAAGGCCTTCATTATTATCTCCTGTGTTCACTCTTAAGATCCACTGCAATGAGGCGTAGAGAGAGTGAATCATTACAAGATGTCTTAAATCGTGTATCCTTTGTTAGACAAGTAACAAGAGGAGCTTGTTTTCATGTCTAAACATGTGGAGACAAATTACCTTTTAAGTGGGAGCTACCGAAGTGAGAACGGCACTGTTCTCCCATTTTATCTCCCTTTGGTGCATTTGCACGTACTGATAACAAGTGGTATAACATTTTCTGCCAATATCCGCTAAActcagacctgccaaccttgaagaaATTTTATAAGTACAACACCCCGCGCACCAATCACCGACAGCCCACCGCCAATATACACTCCACCGTTGCACTCACCAATGAGAAACCTATGAGATACCTAACACCATACTACATAATATAATTTCACCAATCAAGATTTATTAGTTACTCTATAACCATATACAAGTAGACCATAAATGTTATACAATTACTGCTATCACTCCTAACgttgaattgaaaacaaactgttgtaCAGGAGGAATAGCCCATGGAAACTTCTTCCAcctgaaaatacattgtttggctcatcactaccttctagattacaataaattattattactgtgtagAGGAGTGGATGAATGGCTGTACATGTAGTGAAACTActatacaaatgttttcttatatcctgtccaatattttgtgcccatatatttgttagtctaaccaacaggaggcagagagagctaaTAAATATGCCTAAGTACTTCTGTGTTAAAGATGAGAGTTAGACCAGGTTAACACGTAGCCTTCTTCtgattactgaagggaaattaGGTAGTTTAAGTAATGATTTACTCATAAAGCAACTTTAAATAGGCCTAAAGCAACTACTAAAAAAGCACAGATTGAAGCCTGACAGAGACACAATTATAGGCTAATAAATAACATGGGTCAGATATTTTCAGATACGctttaaaaaatttgacatgggtgacattgcattatgtcagttgccatcacatcacataaataGCCCAACTATTACCTTTATCTGACGTTAATCAGCACCTGGCCTTTCTAAAACCTTTTAGTTTTCTAGCCATTCCACCACTTTTCTAACTGCCACCAACTAATGGGAAGGATGGCAGGTGTGATAGGCTAGCCTATTGacaccagtgttgggcaagttaattccaaaatgtaatacattattgattattagttactgtcatttgagggTAATTacttatattacaatatatacCAAAATAGAAGCGGAAGTattcttggcaggtagcttgtgaatttcaccacggggtcaacaaagtctcatcattatccactttaatacatcataatttattcatattattttgtattattaatctgacgctgcaaagtaactaaagctataaaataaatagttaagtaaaacgttcaatagcctacttgactctgaattgtggtggactagaagtagcctaataagtaggagaaaatgaaaaatacccaattaaaatgtaatcaaagtAGCCGATGGTAggctatagttactttccaccgctgataaaatgtaatattacgtGTAGCAAGACTATACATTAATTCTCGACATGTTATCTGTCAGTTGCTCGGTCACATTGCTGTAGTcactgacaggacacagatgttgtcagtcaccgtctctggttctggcccTGACCACggggaacagtgacgggacagctcgcttcaacgcagcgtaaaAAACTCCGGAAAACAATGTCTGTGTCGCAAATGTATCTCTGCAGTCAGTTCAACCACTGaattgtaacgcgttactcccatCGCTGATGGACACTATGAACGCTTTTTTGTTATtatagatttatttttaatatcattatgTTTCGGGGGGTGGGGAGTATTTGTTTATGGGACGGTTAAAATGCAGCGCTCCGATTGGCCGAAAGCTTTTCACTCCACTGCTCAGCGGCAGAATCAACATCATAGATGTAGATGGCATAGAAACTGAAACCGGAGAAAtgcgagatgcaacaaaatgcgTACCTAGAGAGCAGCGAATCGTACAAGCGTACTTAAGGGTCAAAAAGCGTGCCGAGTACGAAAAATGCGTACATGTTGGCAGGtctgtaaaatataatttttatgCTTACTTTGGCCGTACTGTAGTCTATGTCCACGACGTCCcactgggattgctccggtgacgcaggaaattccgccggatgcatgtcttttcgctgatgtccgtttccttccgcttactttgtgttggaattttaaactccggtggattcatgaggactatggttaactgctcctcagatctctgcagggtaaatccagacagctagctagactatctgtccaaatgtgttttttgttgcacgactaaaactactttttaacgtacacatgttctaccaaaacaacTTTGTCTGCATTTGCTATGATAGCAGTGAAAGTGAACCAAATCAAAGAAAAAATttgctgaaagatgctaaattTGTCTGTAGAGGTAAGCGCTAATAATTCTCTGTGTGGTCATCATTATAAGCAACAACTTTCGCATACAAGTAGTGATCCAATGCCAATATGAAATATTGATTTTATCCGTTCTTAGCATTTAGCCCATCGGCCCAGTTGACCAACTGACCAATCAGGCCACCTAAACAGCGCAACATTAAAGCCTCCACCTCTCACACTTCACACGTCAAAATAAACTCACCTTTGCCATTATTGTGTGCGAGGGCCTTGTCAATAAAATCGGCCCCCTCCTCAAAGAAGGCACTGAGGTTGAACTGCTCCGTGTCGTTGGCCTGGATACCGTGGTACGTGATGCCCGTGCCGGCGTAGAAGTCCACACTGGTGTTGACATGCATGAAGGAGGTGCCCTCCGCCACGTTGAGGATATGCGTCACTCCGAGTTTTTGCAGACGCATTGCATTCTGGGCTACGAACCTGGGTGTGCAGGATCAGAGTGGAAAAATACATTCATTTCATTACTTTAGCAAGTTGCCAATGTCTGTGACAAGtctgctgcatttaaaaaaaacaaagtctgTACACCAGTAAAAAGTGCCTCTGTTGATGGTGAAATAAAACTTGGAGTATAGAGCAGCAGACATCTAAGACAAATAACAGCACTAATAATACCAGCAAAGGAGCGTGTCAGcacaatttattttaaagtgatATTTTGACTATGTAGGTTGCATCTTTCACAACCACTCGACCTGTGTTTCAGTGAACAGCGTGTGCTGGCAGTATCACAGCATCTCTTGATAAACAGCCAAATATAATTTTCACTTTATTATCTGCTGGGAGCTGTAGAAGCACTTCTGCAtgttcagggctccagactaactttttgccttggttgcactggtgcgcctaacttttttattttggtgcacCAGCGTTACacccgtcttgtgtaggctatgaaatgtctgtatcgtcactacGCTGCAGCtgatccagcaggctccgtcttacacactattactcaacgaactgaagttagtttcatttaataacttctaatgtgtttttcgccgtgtcGGCAATAACAGAGAGTACCAGTgcaaacactggtaccaatacaggtttccctctcatacttaacaatatacagctgtgctGTGttgcactctagagccctgatgttgtttctttaaaacaatactCAAATGTGTCTtttcattagggctgcacaataaatagtttgttttatcgtcatcgcgatcaacttgcgcaataaacacatcgtgattttttttagttagttgaaagagagtatcagtagaaaactacactttaaaatggagcaattacttcttttttttgtaatggtgCTTTCTGTGTTCAGGTCAATGAAAgcatgttggaaatgatttgctTTAggtgttttaaattcaacaagcaatttgttaaATTttagcagaaaggcagaactgagtacactttattAACAGTTTAAGTAATATCGCAAACtgcatattttcattatcatgcagccctactttTCATACATGTTTCTGTAGTGCaattacattatttataattGCTTTAATTCAGAATTGAATCTagaaaatgtagtaaaaagtGAATGTCCATCACAAGCTCCCACAGCCAAggcccacacaggtgtttccaCTTGTTCTGCttgattagacctctgctcaggttgcAGTTGAGAAGAGCTAATTCATCTGATTGTGTACACCTGTTCTTTTCCCCTTGAAAAAAAGCCCTATAAGGGTGTGAGAAGAGGTCCAATCAGGCAAAATAAGTTAAACCACCCATGCAGGTGGACCCTGTGAATCTGCTGCCTTTCATGttggttgttttgtttgacttatttagtctataaaatgtcagaaaatagggAAACAATGCCCATCACAAGTTCCCAGAGTCCAAGGTGATTTCTTCCAACAGTCCGAAATCCAAAGAAATTGAATTAACTATCGTATAAATACGTCCTACTGATAAAAAGCTGTGTGCATAGAAAAGCATGTCACTCTAAAACAAAGTAACAAGTTTCAATTTTGTATTCAAATAAAGTAATGAATAGGGAggcaggagaaggagaaagaacGTGAAAGCAATGGATTACAAAGGGGAAAAAATAATGCCATGAAAACCAAGTATTTTACATCTTTATACAGGGCAGAGCAAGAAAGACATGGCTAAAGAGCTTCACCTCCAATCTTTATCTACTCAAGTTCAAGGAAACAATCCATCTGCTCTGCTCCTGCACTACTGCTCTTTGTTTGTAGGAAACAATACTGCATATTAGGCCTATACACAGCAAACAAACCATAACAAAGCAACACAGGGTTTTGGCTGCTCCAGCCTGCCTGGCTCGATGCCTGTGTACACTGTTACGATTCAACCTGGCTGAAGGCACTGCCCattgattttaaattaaatgcttcttttgtatgtgttgtgttaaaGTTTTATGGAACATTTAGTGTCACTAATTAGGTGTGCAGAATTTAtgttttaaacaacaaaaaactgcaCCATATTGTTCTCTCTCTCCGCTCTACAGCTAATAGAGACACAAATCATGACTTCAGAACAGTGTACTGTATTTAACGTGTGTCTTCTTTTCTCCAGTGTTACCTCTTTCAGTATTAaatgggtttttaaaaaaaaagttgggttCTTTCATAAAATTTCACAAAATTGGGTTTATGTCAAAGCTGTGATTACCGCATTATTATGGACcccacgtaacttctaggcaagacccgccctacgaagcaactcgattggttggggttaggcattgacctcgagtggttaaggtaaggatagccgattggtcaggggataggacctgaacaaatcgggttacgttaccttgcgtaagcatggacgctagagatgttccgatactgcctaaaaggCTGGTAtcaggaagtactggagtttatgcaccgatccgataccacgtaataaagccctaaagaaaatctatgttaaagtagtttatttatgttctttttccgttataactgactgtcaaactggataataaaagaaagttctgtggcattcattgtttttgttttttcatgtttcacaaagagtttaacctgagccagactgacaacaaagatagaaatcatatcacatccatacagggatagtagtatacagttgttaaaacataataaaatacagtatatgtcacactggtatcggatcggtactcgatatcggccgatacgcaagttcaggtatcggaatcggtatcgggaagcaaaaaatggtatcgggccatctctaatggacgcctggccaatagtagtgtgtgaatgctattgaagggcgggtcttgcctagaagttgcgtgggttccataacAACGCGTGATTACCTGTATAGTGACAATGTAATGTTATAAGCAAAGATGTTTTAAATTCTATAAAAGATTCAAGAGTCTACATTTGCTTTACTTTTATCCCAAACTCAGAACCCATCCGCCATCGGTCCGATGATGATGATCAAGCCTCTGGGTTTTGCTGGTAAATGCCCTTGGAAATGTAGCCTAAGTTGTCtttgttataaaaaataaagaacaaatAAACCGATTTCTGGATTCCGGAGATTTTATATTTCTAGATTTCCGGTGTAGCCAGCGGACATCCGGGCCAAGACTTCCTCTTCCGGGCTCGATCCCAACTTGAGAATGGAGTTAGAGATGAGCAACGACTGATCTCTATaaacagatatacagtatgcacaTGAATGCAGATGAATAAGCAGCTAATAATAAGCTGAATCGTCGTCAGACGATAGCTGATGGGTTCCGAGATTCCAATTCGGCCAATGCGTTCTGACTCATTGCGTTGCATGCAACCAAAGCCCACTCGAACATGATTGATCAATACTGCTCGGACTACAAACTGAAACCAGAAAGCTTCCAATACCGAAATGTTGTCCAGCATTAATATGCAGATTACTTTTAGACCAAAGAAAGATAAATCTTCATGTAACATGTTCCCCCATgacagtgctgtgtgtgtgtgtgtgtgtgtgtgtgtgtgtgtgtttttcttgctGTGTATCTGCTTACAGTCAGTATTAGGCTGTGAGGCGAGGCTAGGTGACCCTGGACAGTTCCCTAGAGACAACTTCCTCTGCAacaactaattaaaaaaaatcctctctGCCACCATTTTGCTTTATGGCCAATGGAGGAGaccatctgtttgtgtgtcagcaGTACTCAGAATTCataatattcatatatatatatatatatatatatatagtattttattcagaatatgttgtgtatatttAGACATATGTGCATAAACGATTGAGTAAATtcctacatgtacagtatgagaACTTATAATGCAACATAAGTAATGTGCATCTGTGTGGACGGAGAAGTGACTGTACTCGAGCAGCACTTTTCACATTTACTGTACTTGTACACAACACAATGCAGAGGCACACACTCTGGTTCAAGCGAGTTCACAGCCAATGGCTCCCTTCCTATTTACCTGCCCTGTCCCAGCCTCCACCACCCTGGGATCTGCAGTCCCACAACATCCATTATTAAAGACCAGCTTCACAAAGAGCCAAAGTGTTTCTCAACGCAAACACACCACACCTTAAGTGTGTCCCTGGGCTGCACACGGTGGGTTCGTAGTGCTGACTACGACTGATCTGAAAACAGTGCAAGACGTGTGAGTTCTCGAAAATACACTCATAACCCATTCAAGGGATGGGGACATTTTTCTGACTAGTTCATCAAAGTGCCAGGG from Perca fluviatilis chromosome 21, GENO_Pfluv_1.0, whole genome shotgun sequence carries:
- the dusp3a gene encoding dual specificity protein phosphatase 3, which produces MKKHLSPAKQQQQQQQPPADAPAPGGEVNVTYQQLNELLTNGSGFYSLPTQHFNEVFPRIYIGNAFVAQNAMRLQKLGVTHILNVAEGTSFMHVNTSVDFYAGTGITYHGIQANDTEQFNLSAFFEEGADFIDKALAHNNGKGKVYVHCREGYSRSPTMVVAYLMLRHKMDARLAVATVRHKREIGPNDGFLRQLCQLNEKLAKEGKLNGEVGKLKTK